A single genomic interval of Sebastes umbrosus isolate fSebUmb1 chromosome 11, fSebUmb1.pri, whole genome shotgun sequence harbors:
- the LOC119496415 gene encoding uncharacterized protein LOC119496415, with protein MGGQCSQVAWLRVGQLSSLSVSRQFVSSVQSGILCLLEISSVVLQDTGRYYCVHINGVMLLIGDGTTLTVTESVPHSPVVDLLVPSDSVDSSLPVPLICLVSGLEDTGRVTVEWEVDWEKDGDDGLQWLSPRILPDSEAGVISVQVDVPGETWTGGAAVSCVLTDKELEIRKTVSSRTGKSSECVFLTSAVAAVCVVLLVVTVTLSILLSWRQRGLKRKSDGRSDIGDEVTENILDF; from the exons ATGGGTGGGCAGTGCTCTCAGGTGGCGTGGCTGCGTGTTGGACAGCTGAGCAGTCTCAGTGTGAGCCGTCAGTTTGTGTCTTCAGTTCAGAGCGGGATTCTGTGCCTGCTGGAGATCTCCAGTGTTGTCCTGCAGGACACCGGCAGGTACTACTGCGTCCACATCAACGGAGTTATGCTGCTGATTGGAGATGGGACCACACTGACTGTCACAG AGTCGGTGCCCCACAGTCCGGTGGTCGACCTCCTGGTTCCTTCAGATAGTGTCGACTCCTCCCTCCCCGTCCCTTTGATCTGTCTGGTGTCTGGACTGGAGGATACTGGTCGGGTCACAGTGGAATGGGAGGTGGACTGGGAGAAGGACGGAGATGACGGTCTCCAGTGGCTCAGCCCCAGAATCCTTCCTGACAGTGAGGCAGGTGTCATCAGCGTACAGGTTGATGTTCCAGGAGAAACCTGGACGGGAGGAGCTGCGGTGTCCTGTGTGCTGACTGACAAAGAGCTGGAGATCAGGAAGACTGTCAGCAGCAGGACAG gaaagtccagtgagtgtgtgtttctgacctCCGCTGTGGCCGCTGTGTGTGTCGTCCTGCTTGTCGTCACAGTGACGCTCAGCATCCTGTTGTCATGGCGACAGAGAGGCCTCA AAAGAAAATCAGACGGTCGGTCGGATATCGGTGATGAGGTGACTGAGAATATACTGGATTTTTAA
- the LOC119496418 gene encoding uncharacterized protein LOC119496418, with product MSFCSMKDTHQDLIRTRVHITRPGPSELLHPSIRAASSLHQSCFIPPSELLHPSIRAASSLRQSCFIPPSEDTMHCGYPFILSLVLWAELAAGMVLPTSNMQSTAQSLEAALQSYISNLKKTTYLQDLPDEPCADTVANESSTAATKLSHYQQCADNLKTLCTDDVALCNVITLQNDLLQHLRSTYQDPVVCPKSSSSSSSSPLSDFNSITRSIQCVDCWSRQVAALC from the exons ATGAGCTTCTGCAGCATGAAGGATACACATCAGGACCTCATCAGGACCAGAGTCCACATCACAAGACCAGGACCATCAGAGCtgcttcatccctccatcagagctgcttcatccctccatcagagctgcttcatccctccatcagaGCTGCTTCATCCCTCAATCAGAGCTGCTTCATCTCTCCGTCAGAGCTGCTTCATCCCTCCGTCAGAGGACACCA tgcatTGTGGGTACCCGTTCATCCTGTCTCTGGTGTTGTGGGCGGAGCTTGCAGCAGGTATGGTGTTACCAACAAGCAACATGCAGAGCACCGCCCAGAGCCTTGAGGCGGCGCTGCAGAGCTACATCAGCAACCTCAAAAAGACG ACATACCTGCAGGATCTGCCGGACGAGCCCTGCGCAGACACCGTCGCTAATGAG AGCTCCACGGCGGCCACCAAACTGTCTCACTATCAGCAGTGTGCAGACAACCTCAAGACTCTCTGTACTGACGACGTCGCTCTGTGTAATGTCATCACACTGCAAAACGACCTGCTGCAACACCTG agatCGACATACCAGGACCCTGTAGTGTGTCCcaagtcttcctcctcctcctcctcctcacctttaTCAGATTTCAACTCCATCACTAGATCCATCCAGTGTGTTGACTGCTGGAGCCGGCAGGTGGCTGCATTATGCTGA
- the hjv gene encoding hemojuvelin isoform X1 has product MEPRATALPWKHCIQLTLLLVQLSSPEVGASCRILRCNSDFVAATLDLSGGGGGAAGAAGGAAGGAAALSREAVNAGYCSALRSYDICTKRMARACRGDLAYHSAVQGIEDLLIQHRCPRAGPTAQPRPLPQGTLSGDACLYERSLFTREGRTPEYLHCGVFGDPHVRTFNDDFQTCAVQGAWPLIDNEYLYVQATSAPTRGETHATALTKITIIFKNWRQCIDQQLYQAELDNVPAAFADGSVASGERRGHHSLTVRTQSPGRHAEIRAAHIGTLLVVRQSGHSLGLSVRSPRSIVEAFGPEQDLQLCVWGCPASQRLNTLRPPPDSSSAASAKAHCAALLPARDVYYQACVFDLITSGDLNSSVAAVSALQDARSMISDTQRVHLLPVASAEQHRAPLNPTLLLLLLLGMLGTLTTELSV; this is encoded by the exons TCGGAGCTTCCTGTCGGATCCTGAGGTGTAACTCTGACTTTGTGGCTGCGACGTTGGACCTcagtggtggaggtggaggagcagctggagcagctggaggagcagcaggaggagcagcagctctcagCAGGGAGGCGGTGAACGCCGGTTACTGCAGCGCCCTGCGCTCCTATGACATTTGCACCAAGCGGATGGCGCGTGCGTGTCGCGGTGACCTGGCCTATCACTCTGCGGTTCAGGGCATCGAGGACCTGCTCATCCAGCACCGCTGCCCCCGGGCGGGGCCCACCGCCCAGCCACGGCCCCTGCCTCAGGGCACGCTGTCGGGGGACGCCTGCCTCTACGAGAGGAGCCTGTTCACCAGAGAGGGCCGGACGCCGGAGTACCTGCATTGCGGCGTGTTCGGAGACCCGCATGTTCGGACTTTTAACGACGACTTCCAGACGTGTGCTGTGCAGGGGGCGTGGCCTCTCATAGACAACGAGTACCTGTACGTACAGGCCACCAGCGCACCTACAAGAGGGGAGACGCACGCCACCGCGCTCACCAAG ATCACCATCATCTTTAAGAACTGGCGTCAGTGTATCGATCAGCAGCTGTACCAGGCCGAGCTCGATAACGTCCCCGCTGCGTTCGCCGACGGCTCGGTGGCAAGCGGTGAGCGGCGAGGTCATCACAGCCTGACGGTACGGACTCAGAGTCCTGGCCGACATGCCGAGATCCGAGCGGCTCACATTGGCACGCTGCTGGTGGTCCGTCAGAGCGGACACTCGCTCGGCCTGTCGGTCCGCTCGCCACGCAGCATCGTGGAGGCCTTCGGGCCCGAGCAGGacctgcagctgtgtgtgtggggctgCCCCGCCTCCCAGAGACTCAACACACTCCGCCCGCCGCCGGACTCCTCCTCCGCCGCCAGCGCAAAGGCTCACTGCGCTGCGCTGCTTCCTGCCAGAGACGTCTACTACCAGGCCTGCGTGTTCGACCTGATCACCAGCGGAGACCTGAACTCCAGCGTGGCGGCTGTCAGCGCACTGCAGGACGCCAGAAGCATGATCTCTGACACGCAGCGAGTTCACCTGCTGCCAGTCGCCTCCGCCGAGCAACACCGAGCACCGCTGAACccgacgctgctgctgctgctgctgctcggcaTGCTGGGAACTCTGACCACAGAGCTGTCTGTTTGA
- the hjv gene encoding hemojuvelin isoform X2, with protein sequence MEPRATALPWKHCIQLTLLLVQLSSPEVGASCRILRCNSDFVAATLDLSGGGGGAAGAAGGAAGGAAALSREAVNAGYCSALRSYDICTKRMARACRGDLAYHSAVQGIEDLLIQHRCPRAGPTAQPRPLPQGTLSGDACLYERSLFTREGRTPEYLHCGVFGDPHVRTFNDDFQTCALVVSPQITIIFKNWRQCIDQQLYQAELDNVPAAFADGSVASGERRGHHSLTVRTQSPGRHAEIRAAHIGTLLVVRQSGHSLGLSVRSPRSIVEAFGPEQDLQLCVWGCPASQRLNTLRPPPDSSSAASAKAHCAALLPARDVYYQACVFDLITSGDLNSSVAAVSALQDARSMISDTQRVHLLPVASAEQHRAPLNPTLLLLLLLGMLGTLTTELSV encoded by the exons TCGGAGCTTCCTGTCGGATCCTGAGGTGTAACTCTGACTTTGTGGCTGCGACGTTGGACCTcagtggtggaggtggaggagcagctggagcagctggaggagcagcaggaggagcagcagctctcagCAGGGAGGCGGTGAACGCCGGTTACTGCAGCGCCCTGCGCTCCTATGACATTTGCACCAAGCGGATGGCGCGTGCGTGTCGCGGTGACCTGGCCTATCACTCTGCGGTTCAGGGCATCGAGGACCTGCTCATCCAGCACCGCTGCCCCCGGGCGGGGCCCACCGCCCAGCCACGGCCCCTGCCTCAGGGCACGCTGTCGGGGGACGCCTGCCTCTACGAGAGGAGCCTGTTCACCAGAGAGGGCCGGACGCCGGAGTACCTGCATTGCGGCGTGTTCGGAGACCCGCATGTTCGGACTTTTAACGACGACTTCCAGACGTGTGCT CTTGTTGTTTCTCCTCAGATCACCATCATCTTTAAGAACTGGCGTCAGTGTATCGATCAGCAGCTGTACCAGGCCGAGCTCGATAACGTCCCCGCTGCGTTCGCCGACGGCTCGGTGGCAAGCGGTGAGCGGCGAGGTCATCACAGCCTGACGGTACGGACTCAGAGTCCTGGCCGACATGCCGAGATCCGAGCGGCTCACATTGGCACGCTGCTGGTGGTCCGTCAGAGCGGACACTCGCTCGGCCTGTCGGTCCGCTCGCCACGCAGCATCGTGGAGGCCTTCGGGCCCGAGCAGGacctgcagctgtgtgtgtggggctgCCCCGCCTCCCAGAGACTCAACACACTCCGCCCGCCGCCGGACTCCTCCTCCGCCGCCAGCGCAAAGGCTCACTGCGCTGCGCTGCTTCCTGCCAGAGACGTCTACTACCAGGCCTGCGTGTTCGACCTGATCACCAGCGGAGACCTGAACTCCAGCGTGGCGGCTGTCAGCGCACTGCAGGACGCCAGAAGCATGATCTCTGACACGCAGCGAGTTCACCTGCTGCCAGTCGCCTCCGCCGAGCAACACCGAGCACCGCTGAACccgacgctgctgctgctgctgctgctcggcaTGCTGGGAACTCTGACCACAGAGCTGTCTGTTTGA